A portion of the Streptomyces coeruleoprunus genome contains these proteins:
- the trxA gene encoding thioredoxin codes for MAGDLKNVTDASFDEDVLKSDKPVLVDFWAAWCGPCRQIAPSLVAISEEYGDQIEIVKLNIDENPETAAKYGVMSIPTLNVYKGGEVAKTIVGAKPKAAILRDLADFIEVPTA; via the coding sequence GTGGCCGGCGACCTGAAGAACGTGACCGACGCCTCTTTCGATGAGGACGTTCTCAAGAGCGACAAGCCCGTACTGGTGGACTTCTGGGCCGCCTGGTGCGGTCCCTGCCGCCAGATCGCCCCGTCGCTGGTCGCCATCTCCGAGGAGTACGGCGACCAGATCGAGATCGTGAAGCTCAACATCGACGAGAACCCCGAGACGGCGGCCAAGTACGGCGTCATGTCGATCCCGACGCTGAACGTCTACAAGGGTGGCGAGGTCGCCAAGACCATCGTCGGCGCCAAGCCGAAGGCCGCGATCCTGCGCGACCTGGCCGACTTCATCGAGGTCCCCACGGCGTGA
- a CDS encoding protein jag — MTEGTTSAAQGGDTLTRLEQEGEIAADYLEGLLDIADLDGDIDMDVEGDRAAVSIVSDSGSRDLQKLVGRDGEVLEALQELTRLAVHRETGDRSRLMLDIAGFRAKKRDELTELGAKAAEEVKSTGEPVKLQPMTPFERKVVHDAVAAAGLRSESEGEEPQRFVVVLPA, encoded by the coding sequence GTGACGGAAGGCACCACGTCCGCCGCCCAGGGTGGCGACACCCTGACCCGCCTGGAGCAGGAGGGTGAGATCGCGGCCGACTACCTCGAGGGTCTGCTCGACATCGCCGACCTCGACGGCGACATCGACATGGACGTCGAGGGTGACCGCGCCGCGGTCTCGATCGTCAGCGACTCGGGCAGCCGGGATCTGCAGAAGCTCGTGGGCCGTGACGGTGAGGTGCTGGAGGCGCTGCAGGAGCTGACGCGTCTCGCCGTGCACCGGGAGACCGGTGACCGCAGCCGCCTCATGCTGGACATCGCCGGGTTCCGTGCCAAGAAGCGCGACGAGCTCACCGAGCTGGGCGCCAAGGCCGCCGAGGAGGTCAAGAGCACCGGTGAGCCGGTGAAGCTCCAGCCCATGACCCCCTTCGAGCGCAAGGTGGTGCACGACGCGGTGGCTGCTGCCGGCCTGCGCAGCGAGTCCGAGGGCGAGGAGCCGCAGCGCTTCGTCGTCGTGCTGCCCGCCTGA
- a CDS encoding zf-HC2 domain-containing protein: MTSTADTTQHPDVSEISDLAEGLLPPSRTADVRRHLDGCELCADVRTSLQEIRALLGTLPGPARMPADVAERIDAALAAEALLDATAPEHPADVSRETTTPPSAARPAGRPRAATGPGRSPAPRKRRRQAVLGAVFGLAAVGVGALVLQVVRSSGDEPSKSSTAAVAEGDVKFSGVALQQKVETLLAPGPSLEASGKEESGKPPQRSFDAGAPTGRQNTMKNTVGAGVPSCVQQGTGRSEPPIAADEGDYAGTRAYLVVLPHAGDATKVDVLVMDASCATSPRTDDTASILLTRSYTRP, translated from the coding sequence GTGACATCGACGGCCGACACGACTCAGCACCCGGACGTCTCGGAGATCTCCGATCTCGCCGAAGGCCTGCTCCCGCCGTCCCGGACGGCGGATGTACGCCGTCATCTCGACGGCTGCGAGCTGTGCGCCGACGTCCGCACCTCCCTCCAGGAGATCCGCGCACTGCTCGGCACGCTGCCCGGCCCCGCACGGATGCCCGCCGACGTCGCCGAGCGCATCGACGCCGCACTGGCCGCGGAGGCGCTTCTGGACGCCACCGCGCCCGAGCACCCGGCCGATGTTTCACGTGAAACCACGACCCCGCCCAGCGCCGCCCGTCCTGCCGGACGCCCCAGGGCGGCCACAGGGCCCGGCCGGTCCCCGGCACCGCGCAAGCGCCGCCGCCAGGCCGTCCTCGGGGCCGTCTTCGGCCTTGCCGCCGTCGGAGTAGGCGCCCTGGTCCTCCAAGTGGTCCGCTCCAGCGGTGACGAGCCCTCGAAGTCGAGCACGGCCGCCGTCGCGGAAGGCGACGTGAAGTTCTCCGGAGTCGCGCTCCAGCAGAAGGTCGAGACGCTGCTCGCCCCGGGGCCGTCCCTGGAAGCATCGGGCAAGGAGGAAAGCGGCAAGCCCCCTCAGCGCTCCTTCGACGCGGGCGCGCCCACGGGCCGCCAGAACACGATGAAGAACACCGTCGGGGCCGGAGTCCCTTCGTGTGTGCAGCAGGGCACAGGCCGCAGCGAACCGCCGATCGCCGCCGACGAGGGCGACTACGCCGGTACCCGCGCCTATCTGGTCGTGCTGCCGCACGCCGGTGACGCCACGAAGGTGGACGTGCTGGTGATGGACGCCTCATGCGCCACCTCGCCCCGCACGGACGACACGGCCAGCATCCTTCTCACTCGCTCCTACACCCGCCCCTGA
- a CDS encoding GNAT family N-acetyltransferase: MGRRLVPLTLDNLPDLPRRCRTCVFWELDPVSGEAAVKAGTPELEKEAWISAVLLDWGSCGRVVYVDEVPVGYVLYAPPAYVPRSTAFPTSPVSPDAVQLMTAWIMPGYQGQGLGRVMVQTVAKDLLRRGFRAIEAFGDARWKEPACVLPADHLLSVGFKTVRPHPTHPRLRLELRTTLSWKEDVELALDRLLGAVQKEPALRPL; this comes from the coding sequence ATGGGGCGACGGCTCGTACCGCTCACCTTGGACAACCTTCCGGACCTCCCCAGGCGCTGCCGCACCTGCGTCTTCTGGGAGCTTGACCCCGTCAGCGGAGAAGCCGCGGTAAAGGCGGGCACGCCCGAGCTGGAGAAGGAGGCCTGGATCTCGGCCGTGCTTCTCGACTGGGGCTCCTGTGGGCGTGTGGTGTACGTGGACGAGGTGCCCGTCGGCTATGTGCTCTACGCTCCCCCGGCCTATGTGCCCCGCTCGACCGCCTTCCCGACCAGCCCGGTGTCCCCGGACGCCGTGCAGTTGATGACGGCGTGGATCATGCCCGGCTATCAGGGGCAGGGGCTGGGCCGGGTCATGGTGCAGACGGTGGCGAAGGATCTGCTGCGCCGTGGCTTCAGGGCGATCGAGGCCTTCGGCGACGCGCGCTGGAAGGAGCCGGCCTGTGTACTTCCGGCCGACCATCTGCTGTCCGTCGGGTTCAAGACGGTCCGCCCCCACCCGACCCATCCCCGTCTGAGGCTCGAACTGCGGACGACGCTCTCCTGGAAGGAGGACGTCGAGCTCGCCCTGGACCGGCTCCTCGGAGCCGTCCAGAAGGAGCCGGCGCTGCGTCCTCTGTGA
- the rsmG gene encoding 16S rRNA (guanine(527)-N(7))-methyltransferase RsmG: MTEAEELPPAPEEARTVFGEFFPEAVRYAELLADAGVKRGLIGPREVPRLWERHLLNCAVLSEVVPEGVTVCDVGSGAGLPGIPLALVRPDLKITLLEPLLRRTTFLQEVVELLGLDHVTVARGRAEEMLGKLPPVHVVTARAVAPLDRLAGWGVPLLRPYGEMLALKGDTAEEELQGARAALSKLGVVGTSVLHVGEGIVDPLSTVVRVEVGESPGGVRFAAKRAKAARTSRRRR; encoded by the coding sequence GTGACGGAGGCAGAGGAACTTCCCCCTGCGCCCGAGGAGGCGCGGACGGTTTTCGGCGAGTTCTTCCCGGAGGCGGTCCGGTACGCGGAGTTGCTCGCGGACGCGGGAGTCAAGCGGGGGCTGATCGGCCCTCGTGAGGTTCCGAGGCTGTGGGAGCGGCATCTGCTCAACTGCGCGGTGCTCTCCGAGGTCGTGCCCGAGGGAGTGACTGTCTGCGACGTCGGTTCGGGCGCCGGCCTCCCCGGCATTCCGCTGGCCCTCGTCCGGCCGGACTTGAAGATCACGCTGCTTGAGCCGCTTCTGCGTCGGACGACCTTCCTTCAGGAGGTCGTCGAGCTGCTGGGCCTGGACCATGTGACCGTCGCCCGTGGGCGCGCGGAGGAGATGCTCGGCAAGCTGCCGCCCGTCCATGTGGTCACGGCACGTGCCGTGGCGCCGCTGGACCGGCTGGCCGGCTGGGGCGTTCCGCTGCTGCGGCCGTACGGCGAGATGCTGGCGCTCAAGGGGGACACGGCGGAGGAGGAGCTCCAGGGAGCCCGCGCCGCGCTCAGCAAGCTGGGTGTGGTGGGCACGTCCGTGCTCCATGTCGGCGAGGGCATCGTGGATCCGCTGTCGACCGTGGTGCGGGTGGAGGTCGGGGAGAGCCCCGGCGGTGTGCGTTTCGCGGCCAAGCGGGCCAAGGCGGCGAGGACGTCCCGTCGCCGCCGCTGA
- the trxB gene encoding thioredoxin-disulfide reductase yields the protein MSDVRNVIIIGSGPAGYTAALYTARASLKPLVFEGAVTAGGALMNTTDVENFPGFRDGIMGPELMDNMRAQAERFGAELIPDDVVAVDLSGEIKTVTDTAGTVHRAKAVIVTTGSQHRKLGLPNEDELSGRGVSWCATCDGFFFKDQDIAVVGGGDTAMEEATFLSRFAKSVTVVHRRDTLRASKAMQERAFADPKISFAWDSEVAQIHGEQKLSGLTLRNTKTGETSELPVTGLFIAVGHDPRTELFKGQLELDEEGYLKVDAPSTRTNLTGVFGAGDVVDHTYRQAITAAGTGCSAALDAERYLAALSHTEKLAEPEKTPAV from the coding sequence GTGAGCGACGTCCGTAACGTGATCATCATCGGCTCCGGGCCCGCCGGTTACACGGCAGCGCTCTACACGGCGCGCGCGTCGCTGAAGCCGCTGGTCTTCGAAGGCGCCGTCACCGCCGGTGGCGCACTCATGAACACGACCGACGTGGAGAACTTCCCCGGGTTCCGTGACGGCATCATGGGCCCCGAGCTCATGGACAACATGCGGGCCCAGGCGGAGCGTTTCGGAGCGGAGCTGATCCCGGACGATGTCGTCGCCGTGGACCTGAGCGGTGAGATCAAGACCGTCACGGACACCGCCGGCACCGTGCACCGCGCCAAGGCGGTCATCGTCACCACCGGTTCGCAGCACCGCAAGCTCGGCCTGCCGAACGAGGACGAGCTGTCCGGCCGCGGCGTCTCCTGGTGCGCCACCTGCGACGGGTTCTTCTTCAAGGACCAGGACATCGCCGTGGTGGGCGGTGGCGACACGGCCATGGAGGAGGCCACGTTCCTCTCCCGCTTCGCCAAGTCCGTCACCGTCGTGCACCGTCGGGACACGCTGCGGGCCTCGAAGGCCATGCAGGAGCGTGCGTTCGCCGACCCGAAGATCTCCTTCGCGTGGGACAGCGAGGTCGCGCAGATCCACGGCGAGCAGAAGCTCTCCGGTCTGACCCTGCGCAACACCAAGACGGGCGAGACCTCCGAGCTTCCCGTGACCGGCCTGTTCATCGCCGTCGGTCACGACCCCCGCACCGAACTCTTCAAGGGCCAGCTGGAGCTGGACGAGGAGGGTTACCTGAAGGTCGACGCGCCCTCCACGCGCACCAACCTCACGGGTGTCTTCGGCGCCGGCGACGTCGTCGACCACACCTACCGTCAGGCAATCACGGCCGCGGGCACCGGCTGCTCGGCCGCGCTCGACGCCGAGCGCTACCTCGCCGCTCTCTCCCACACCGAGAAGCTGGCCGAGCCGGAGAAGACCCCCGCGGTCTGA
- the sigM gene encoding RNA polymerase sigma factor SigM — MAAERNLEPSDADLLARHVAGDPDAFGELVRRHRDRLWAVALRTLGDREEAADAVQDALVSAFRAAHTFRGQSAVTTWLHRITVNACLDRARKAASRRTAPMDDTERLEQLLEPHESAEAPAERQDLHRQLLAALAKLPADQRAALVLVDMQGYAVAEAARILDVPSGTVKSRCARGRARLLPMLTHLRGDTLDSAGVDRGRNRTPGTSVPPASGPRDPGPNDPAAVKGGGGRA, encoded by the coding sequence ATGGCGGCTGAGAGAAACCTGGAGCCGAGTGACGCCGATCTGCTTGCCCGGCATGTCGCCGGGGATCCGGATGCCTTCGGTGAGCTGGTGCGGCGCCATCGTGACCGGCTCTGGGCCGTCGCCCTGCGTACCCTGGGCGACCGCGAGGAGGCCGCCGACGCCGTCCAGGACGCCCTCGTCTCCGCCTTCCGCGCCGCCCACACCTTCCGTGGGCAGTCCGCTGTCACCACCTGGCTGCACCGCATCACCGTGAACGCCTGCCTCGACCGGGCCCGCAAGGCCGCGTCGCGCCGGACGGCGCCCATGGACGACACGGAGCGGCTGGAGCAGCTTCTCGAACCCCACGAGTCCGCCGAGGCACCCGCAGAGCGGCAGGACCTCCACCGCCAGCTGCTCGCCGCACTCGCCAAGCTTCCCGCCGACCAGCGCGCCGCCCTGGTCCTCGTCGACATGCAGGGCTACGCGGTGGCCGAGGCCGCCCGCATCCTCGACGTGCCGAGCGGCACCGTGAAGAGCCGCTGTGCACGCGGCCGGGCCCGGCTGCTTCCCATGCTCACTCATCTGCGCGGTGACACCTTGGATAGCGCCGGCGTCGACCGGGGAAGGAACCGGACGCCAGGGACATCCGTCCCACCGGCGTCGGGACCGAGGGACCCAGGACCGAATGATCCTGCTGCTGTGAAGGGCGGAGGTGGGCGCGCGTGA
- the yidD gene encoding membrane protein insertion efficiency factor YidD produces MKYPLLALIKIYQWTISPLLGPVCRYYPSCSHYGYTAIDRHGAVKGTALTAWRILRCNPWSPGGVDHVPPRKRPRWHEMLRAWLRGGKGGHSAETSPAAETSPNAQGA; encoded by the coding sequence ATGAAGTACCCGCTGCTGGCCCTGATCAAGATCTACCAGTGGACGATCAGTCCGTTGCTGGGCCCTGTCTGCAGGTACTACCCGTCGTGTTCCCACTATGGATATACGGCCATCGACCGGCACGGCGCCGTGAAGGGCACAGCGCTCACGGCTTGGCGCATCCTGCGGTGCAACCCGTGGTCGCCCGGCGGTGTGGACCACGTGCCGCCGCGCAAGCGTCCTCGCTGGCACGAAATGCTGCGCGCGTGGCTGCGCGGAGGCAAGGGCGGGCACTCCGCCGAGACGAGCCCGGCCGCTGAGACCTCGCCCAATGCTCAAGGAGCCTGA
- a CDS encoding protein kinase family protein has translation MAERSTAAVDVADNSGDDPLTAKAETATTDGAAEAQDPADTSAQNTDGEQRAEEKSSITTPELHSGHKLARRYRLEECVTRLDGFSSWRAVDEKLRRAVGVHVLPADHPRARSVLAAARSSALLGDPRFVQVLDAVEENDLVYVVHEWLPDATELTTLLAAGPLEPHDAYQLVSQVSQAMAAAHREGLAHLRLTPSAVLRTSTGQYRIRGLAVNAALRGISAERPQRTDTEAIGALLYAALTQRWPYENDAHGLSGLPKGVGLIAPDQVRAGVHRGLAEIAMRALANDGATASRQEPACTTPDELAKAVAAMPRIRPPEPAFPTPPEYQRTTYQQGTYGRPQPHPGAAVTQPVVAPPAPLQSRTGKVLKWAVSALLIAALGLGSWQIADKLLDGGAGQDDPGTTQPSPGGADKGSSQAPPTPLKIADAQEYMPGGSGIKQDQVENAVDGDRSSSWITPEYHGYANFGNLENRQGGSGIIVDLGSARNVSELRVHLYRSGQKVQVRAAQEDASSASALSDFPHELTELKTVGDSLDVRLKKPVHTRYVLIHITELPPDGSPDRFRGGISEIEVLG, from the coding sequence GTGGCGGAACGTAGCACGGCCGCCGTCGACGTGGCCGACAACAGCGGTGACGACCCGCTGACCGCCAAGGCGGAGACGGCCACGACCGACGGGGCGGCGGAAGCGCAGGACCCGGCAGACACGTCTGCCCAGAACACCGACGGTGAGCAGCGAGCCGAAGAGAAGTCCTCCATCACCACGCCCGAACTGCACAGCGGCCACAAGCTCGCCAGGCGCTACCGGCTCGAGGAGTGCGTCACCCGTCTGGACGGTTTCAGCAGTTGGCGTGCCGTCGACGAGAAGCTGCGCCGGGCCGTCGGAGTCCATGTGCTGCCCGCCGACCATCCGAGGGCACGGTCGGTGCTCGCCGCGGCCCGCTCCTCCGCGCTGCTCGGCGACCCCCGTTTCGTCCAGGTCCTGGACGCGGTGGAGGAGAACGACCTCGTCTACGTGGTCCACGAGTGGCTGCCGGACGCCACCGAGCTGACAACGTTGCTCGCCGCCGGCCCGCTGGAGCCGCACGACGCGTACCAGCTCGTCAGCCAGGTCTCCCAGGCCATGGCCGCCGCACACCGCGAGGGCCTGGCCCATCTGCGGCTCACGCCCAGCGCCGTACTGCGCACCTCCACGGGGCAGTACCGGATCCGCGGTCTCGCCGTGAACGCCGCGCTGCGCGGCATCAGCGCCGAGCGTCCGCAGCGCACCGACACCGAGGCGATCGGCGCGCTGCTCTACGCGGCGCTCACCCAACGCTGGCCCTACGAGAACGACGCCCACGGCCTGTCGGGCCTCCCCAAGGGCGTCGGGCTGATCGCCCCCGACCAGGTACGGGCCGGGGTGCACCGAGGACTGGCCGAGATCGCCATGCGCGCGCTGGCCAACGACGGCGCCACGGCCTCCCGCCAGGAGCCCGCGTGCACCACCCCCGACGAGCTGGCCAAGGCCGTCGCGGCGATGCCCCGCATCCGGCCGCCGGAGCCCGCGTTCCCGACCCCGCCGGAGTACCAGCGCACCACGTACCAGCAGGGCACGTACGGCCGTCCCCAGCCGCATCCGGGCGCGGCCGTCACCCAGCCGGTCGTGGCCCCGCCGGCCCCGCTCCAGAGCCGTACCGGCAAGGTCCTGAAGTGGGCGGTGTCGGCGCTGCTGATCGCCGCGCTGGGCCTGGGCAGCTGGCAGATCGCCGACAAGCTCCTCGACGGCGGCGCCGGACAGGACGACCCGGGCACGACCCAGCCGTCCCCTGGTGGGGCGGACAAGGGCAGCTCCCAGGCACCTCCCACGCCGCTGAAGATCGCCGACGCCCAGGAGTACATGCCCGGCGGCTCAGGCATAAAGCAGGACCAGGTCGAGAACGCCGTCGACGGTGACCGCTCCTCGTCATGGATCACGCCCGAGTACCACGGCTACGCCAACTTCGGGAACCTCGAGAACCGGCAGGGCGGGAGTGGGATCATCGTGGATCTCGGCAGCGCCCGGAATGTTTCCGAACTTCGCGTGCACCTCTATCGCAGTGGACAGAAGGTCCAGGTCCGGGCGGCCCAGGAGGACGCTTCGAGTGCGAGTGCCCTCTCCGACTTCCCGCACGAGCTGACGGAGCTCAAGACGGTCGGAGACAGCCTGGACGTCCGGCTGAAGAAGCCGGTACACACCCGCTACGTGCTGATCCACATTACGGAGCTCCCCCCGGACGGGTCGCCTGACAGGTTCCGCGGAGGTATCTCCGAGATCGAGGTCCTGGGCTGA
- a CDS encoding ParB/RepB/Spo0J family partition protein, producing the protein MSERRRGLGRGLGALIPAAPQERQGPAVGTATTSPGAIPSLPPERGVAAAKVATLPAAGLTPETGIALPEQLDGSATVESPAGAHFAELPMGSITPNPRQPREVFDEDALAELVTSIKEVGLLQPVVVRQLGAERYELIMGERRWRACREAGLERIPAIVRATEDEKLLLDALLENLHRAQLNPLEEAAAYDQLLKDFNCTHDQLADRIGRSRPQVSNTLRLLRLSPPVQRRVAAGVLSAGHARALLSVEDPEVQDKLAYRIVAEGLSVRAVEEIVTLMGSESPKAPKSKGPRAGARVAPALSELASRLSDRFETRVKVDLGQKKGKIVVEFASMEDLNRILGTLAPGEGRVMDKGLSEQSSTDDD; encoded by the coding sequence GTGAGCGAGCGACGTAGGGGACTGGGGCGTGGGCTGGGTGCCCTGATCCCCGCTGCTCCCCAGGAGAGGCAGGGACCCGCGGTAGGGACGGCGACCACGTCTCCCGGCGCGATCCCGTCGCTGCCGCCCGAGCGCGGTGTGGCCGCGGCGAAGGTGGCGACCCTTCCCGCGGCCGGCCTGACCCCGGAGACCGGCATCGCGCTGCCGGAGCAGCTCGACGGGTCCGCGACGGTCGAGTCGCCGGCCGGTGCGCACTTCGCCGAACTGCCGATGGGCTCCATCACGCCCAATCCGCGGCAGCCGCGCGAGGTGTTCGACGAGGACGCACTCGCCGAGCTGGTGACCTCCATCAAGGAGGTGGGTCTCCTCCAGCCCGTCGTCGTACGACAGCTGGGGGCCGAGCGCTACGAACTCATCATGGGTGAGCGTCGTTGGCGGGCCTGCCGTGAGGCCGGCCTGGAGCGCATCCCCGCCATCGTGCGCGCCACCGAGGACGAGAAGCTGCTGCTGGACGCCCTCCTGGAGAACCTGCATCGCGCCCAGCTGAACCCGCTGGAAGAGGCCGCCGCCTACGACCAGCTCCTCAAGGACTTCAACTGCACGCATGACCAGCTGGCGGACCGGATCGGACGCTCGCGTCCCCAGGTCTCCAACACCCTGCGTCTGCTGCGCCTGTCGCCTCCGGTCCAGCGCCGGGTCGCCGCCGGAGTGCTGTCGGCCGGGCACGCCCGCGCACTGCTCTCGGTGGAGGACCCGGAGGTCCAGGACAAGCTGGCGTACCGGATCGTCGCCGAGGGGCTTTCGGTGCGTGCGGTCGAGGAGATCGTCACGCTCATGGGCTCGGAGTCTCCCAAGGCGCCCAAGTCGAAGGGGCCGCGGGCGGGCGCTCGTGTCGCGCCGGCGCTCAGCGAGCTGGCCTCACGGCTCTCGGACCGCTTCGAGACCCGGGTGAAGGTCGACCTCGGGCAGAAGAAGGGCAAGATCGTCGTCGAGTTCGCCTCGATGGAGGATCTGAACCGGATCCTCGGCACCCTCGCCCCCGGCGAGGGACGCGTCATGGACAAGGGCCTGTCCGAACAGTCCTCCACGGACGACGACTGA
- the yidC gene encoding membrane protein insertase YidC, whose translation MDTIASLFSFITTPVSWIIVQFHKLYGAIFGPDTGWAWGLSIVSLVIVIRICLIPLFVKQIKSMRNMQALQPKMKAIQERYKNDRQRQSEEMMKLYKETGTNPLSSCLPILLQSPFFFALYHVLSKIASGDTIGSLNQQLVDSAREAHIFGAPIAAKFMDDPGKVEALNASLTDVRVVTAIMIVLMSASQFFTQRQLMQKNVDLTVKTPYMQQQKMLMYIFPIIFAVMGINFPVGVLVYWLTTNVWTMGQQMYVINQNPTPGSKAQEHYLERLVKSVTHHGEVRGRRKRNVVQTIVAKGPDRNDNERRFVSALAKAGFSAQADGTVKKADPAVAEAEAAGVRRQQPKRQTKAKRQAATTQPGVAKTSLEKKADGPQGSAEPKQPAKPAAGSARQTKSGQRKGQQRPKHPSSKK comes from the coding sequence GTGGACACGATTGCAAGTCTGTTCAGCTTCATCACCACACCCGTCTCGTGGATCATCGTCCAGTTCCACAAGCTGTACGGTGCGATCTTCGGGCCCGACACGGGCTGGGCCTGGGGTCTGTCCATCGTGTCCCTGGTGATCGTCATCCGTATCTGCCTGATCCCGCTCTTCGTGAAGCAGATCAAGTCGATGCGGAACATGCAGGCGCTCCAGCCGAAGATGAAGGCCATCCAGGAGCGCTACAAGAACGACCGGCAGCGCCAGTCGGAAGAGATGATGAAGCTGTACAAGGAGACGGGCACCAACCCGCTCTCCTCGTGCCTGCCCATCCTTCTGCAGTCGCCGTTCTTCTTCGCGCTGTACCACGTGCTCAGCAAGATCGCCTCGGGTGACACGATCGGCAGCCTCAACCAGCAGCTGGTCGACAGCGCCCGTGAGGCCCACATCTTCGGCGCCCCGATCGCCGCGAAGTTCATGGACGACCCGGGCAAGGTCGAGGCGCTCAACGCGTCCCTGACGGACGTCCGCGTCGTCACCGCCATCATGATCGTCCTCATGTCGGCCTCGCAGTTCTTCACGCAGCGCCAGCTGATGCAGAAGAACGTCGACCTGACGGTGAAGACCCCGTATATGCAGCAGCAGAAGATGCTGATGTACATCTTCCCGATCATCTTCGCCGTGATGGGCATCAACTTCCCCGTCGGCGTCCTCGTCTACTGGCTGACCACCAACGTGTGGACCATGGGCCAGCAGATGTACGTGATCAACCAGAACCCGACGCCGGGCAGCAAGGCCCAGGAGCACTACCTCGAGCGCCTGGTGAAGAGCGTCACCCACCACGGCGAGGTGCGCGGCCGCCGCAAGCGCAATGTCGTCCAGACGATCGTCGCCAAGGGTCCGGACCGCAATGACAACGAGCGCCGCTTCGTCTCGGCCCTCGCCAAGGCCGGTTTCTCCGCCCAGGCCGACGGCACGGTGAAGAAGGCCGACCCGGCCGTCGCCGAGGCCGAGGCCGCCGGTGTCCGTCGGCAGCAGCCCAAGCGTCAGACCAAGGCCAAGCGCCAGGCCGCGACCACGCAGCCGGGTGTGGCCAAGACGTCCCTGGAGAAGAAGGCCGACGGGCCGCAGGGTTCCGCCGAACCCAAGCAGCCGGCCAAGCCCGCCGCCGGCTCCGCACGCCAGACCAAGTCCGGACAGCGCAAGGGCCAGCAGCGGCCCAAGCACCCCTCGTCCAAGAAGTAA
- a CDS encoding ParA family protein, with the protein MAGSVHREPEAEESESLRSDANIAGPMTDPVPGPRTESSGDDVSRETLPPVDDTPIGRAAQLAVEALGRAGEGLPRPERTRVMVVANQKGGVGKTTTTVNLAASLALHGARVLVIDLDPQGNASTALGIDHHAEVPSIYDVLVESKPLSDVVQPVPDVEGLFCAPATIDLAGAEIELVSLVARESRLQRAIQAYEQPLDYILIDCPPSLGLLTVNAMVAGAEVLIPIQCEYYALEGLGQLLRNVDLVRGHLNPGLHVSTILLTMYDGRTRLASQVAEEVRSHFGDEVLRTSIPRSVRISEAPSYGQTVLTYDPGSSGALSYLEAAREIALRGVGVHYDAQHAHLGGQHHQHTQHSMSEGIQ; encoded by the coding sequence ATGGCAGGCTCTGTTCATCGCGAGCCTGAAGCCGAGGAGAGTGAATCCTTGCGGTCCGACGCCAACATCGCGGGACCGATGACCGACCCGGTCCCCGGTCCCCGTACCGAGTCGTCCGGGGACGATGTTTCACGTGAAACATTGCCCCCGGTGGACGACACACCCATTGGTCGTGCAGCCCAGCTGGCGGTGGAGGCTCTGGGCCGGGCCGGCGAAGGGCTTCCCCGCCCCGAGCGGACCCGTGTCATGGTCGTCGCCAACCAGAAGGGCGGCGTGGGCAAGACGACCACCACGGTCAACCTCGCGGCTTCGCTCGCCCTGCACGGCGCACGCGTGCTGGTGATCGACCTCGACCCCCAGGGCAACGCCTCGACGGCGCTGGGGATCGACCACCACGCCGAAGTTCCCTCGATCTATGACGTCCTGGTGGAGAGCAAGCCGCTCTCCGACGTGGTCCAGCCCGTCCCGGACGTCGAAGGCCTCTTCTGCGCCCCGGCCACCATCGATCTCGCCGGTGCGGAGATCGAGCTGGTGTCGCTGGTGGCGCGGGAGAGTCGACTCCAGCGCGCCATCCAGGCGTACGAGCAGCCGTTGGACTACATCCTCATCGACTGCCCGCCCTCCCTCGGCCTGCTGACCGTCAACGCCATGGTGGCCGGTGCCGAGGTGCTCATCCCCATTCAGTGCGAGTACTACGCGCTGGAGGGACTGGGGCAGCTGCTGCGGAACGTCGACCTGGTGCGAGGACACCTCAACCCCGGGCTGCATGTGTCGACGATCCTGCTCACCATGTACGACGGCCGGACCCGGCTCGCCTCCCAGGTGGCCGAGGAGGTGCGCAGCCACTTCGGCGACGAGGTGCTCCGCACGAGCATTCCGCGATCCGTCCGTATCTCGGAGGCGCCGAGCTACGGCCAGACGGTCCTCACCTACGACCCGGGCTCCAGCGGCGCCCTCTCCTATCTGGAGGCGGCCCGTGAGATCGCCCTCCGGGGGGTCGGTGTCCACTACGACGCCCAGCACGCCCACCTGGGCGGCCAGCACCATCAGCACACTCAGCACAGCATGTCGGAGGGGATCCAGTGA